One Rhizobium sp. NXC14 DNA window includes the following coding sequences:
- a CDS encoding WGR domain-containing protein — protein sequence MISQPYHLYVERVDASKNMARYYAMSIEPNLFGDICLLRKWGRIGTKGQTMIQHFGREKEAVQLFLELLRQKRKRGYRPRASVPT from the coding sequence ATGATCTCGCAGCCCTATCACCTCTATGTCGAGCGTGTGGACGCCTCCAAGAACATGGCGCGTTACTATGCCATGTCGATCGAACCCAACCTGTTCGGGGATATCTGCCTGCTTAGGAAATGGGGCCGCATTGGCACCAAGGGTCAGACGATGATCCAGCATTTCGGCCGGGAAAAAGAAGCGGTCCAGCTGTTTCTCGAGCTGCTCCGACAAAAGCGCAAACGCGGCTATCGTCCGCGCGCCTCGGTCCCGACATAG